The proteins below come from a single Chrysoperla carnea chromosome 1, inChrCarn1.1, whole genome shotgun sequence genomic window:
- the LOC123299948 gene encoding N6-adenosine-methyltransferase subunit METTL3 yields MYNINDNVFVFIKSNFKKIIIMSDAWEEIQAIKSKRNSLRERLEKRKKERQDILGSSIIEQPVIPAVKTLGSDSANNSGGSSPITKVVDIVQTEDSDSVKPDPEVEKTLLKALCEVSLTLPTTSREISTSLGKRLGKYVSHQAICNLLQKFATQLLISVKEGCKDGKTLIEVVSAEHSKLLAMVNDLCGEDNTRELSVQPDNVGVIESITKRKAEDSVESETPNKVVKVDEEKKKDKKDPKAADILSLLSMPSTKEKENKKVGEEILDLLSKPTAKEKSLAERFRSQGGAQVMEFCPHGTKAECMRTSGKQVCKKLHFKKIIQKHTDELLGDCSFLNTCFHMDTCKYVHYEVDGQIQPKEVTSKSENIEIKTVGRLQESTIMYPPQWVQCDLRYLDMNALGKFAVIMADPPWDIHMELPYGTMSDDEMRQLGIPQLQDEGLIFLWVTGRAMELGRECLKLWGYERVDEIIWVKTNQLQRIIRTGRTGHWLNHGKEHCLVGMKGNPKNLNRGLDCDVIVAEVRATSHKPDEIYGMIERLSPGTRKIELFGRPHNVQPNWITLGNQVDGIRLEDPELIASFQKRYPDGNCMGPPPETQ; encoded by the exons atgtataatataaacgataatgtttttgtttttataaaaagtaattttaagaaaataattataatgtctGACGCTTGGGAAGAAATTCAAGCTATAAAAAGCAAACGCAATAGTCTTCGTGAAAGACttgaaaaacgtaaaaaagaACGGCAAGATATACTAGGATCATCGATTATTGAGCAACCTGTTATCCCAGCCGTAAAAACTTTAGGGAGCGATTCCGCAAATAATAGTGGCGGTTCAAGTCCAATTACAAAAGTAGTTGATATTGTGCAAACTGAAGACAGTGATAGTGTAAAACCAGACCCAGAAGTTGAAAAAACATTACTGAAAGCTTTATGTGAAGTATCGTTAACATTACCCACTACATCTAGAGAAATTTCAACTTCATTAGGCAAACGTTTGGGTAAATATGTTTCACATCAAGCAATTTgcaatttattacaaaagttcGCTACACAATTACTCATAAG cGTGAAAGAAGGCTGTAAAGATGGTAAAACTCTCATTGAAGTTGTATCCGCTGAGCATTCAAAATTACTGGCAATGGTTAATGATTTATGTGGAGAAGATAACACAAGAGAATTATCTGTCCAACCTGATAATGTCGGTGTAATTGAAAGTATCACAAAAAGAAAAGCAGAGGATTCTGTTGAAAGTGAAACACCGAATAAAGTTGTAAAAGTCgatgaagaaaaaaagaaagacaAAAAAGATCCAAAAGCTGCTGATATTTTATCATTGTTGTCAATGCCTTCgacaaaagaaaaagaaaataaaaaagttggaGAAGAGATACTAGATTTATTAAGTAAACCCACAGCTAAAGAAAAATCATTAGCAGAACGATTTCGTTCACAAGGTGGTGCACAAGTTATGGAGTTTTGTCCGCATGGAACAAAAGCTGAATGTATGCGAACTAGTGGAAAACAAGTTTGCAAAAAactgcattttaaaaaaattattcaaaaacatacAGATGAACTTTTAGGAGATTGTTCCTTTTTAAATACATGCTTTCATATGGATACTTGCAA atatgtGCATTATGAAGTTGATGGCCAAATACAACCGAAAGAAGTAACATCAAAAAgcgaaaatattgaaataaaaacagttgGTCGTTTACAAGAAAGTACAATAATGTATCCGCCACAATGGGTACAATGCGATTTAAGATATTTAGATATGAATGCCCTTGGAAAATTTGCTGTTATAATGGCAGATCCACCATGGGATATTCATATGGAATTACCATACGGTACAATGTCCGACGATGAAATGAGACAATTAGGCATTCCACAATTACAAGATGAgggattaatatttttatgggttACCGgaag AGCTATGGAATTGGGCCGAGAATGTTTAAAACTGTGGGGATATGAACGAGTAGATGAAATAATTTgggtgaaaacaaatcaattacaACGAATAATTAGAACAGGTCGCACAGGACATTGGTTGAATCACGGCAAAGAGCATTGTTTg GTTGGAATGAAGggtaatccaaaaaatttaaatcgtggTTTAGATTGTGATGTAATTGTGGCTGAAGTGCGAGCCACAAGTCACAAACCGGATGAAATTTATGGAATGATTGAACGATTATCACCGGGAAcacgaaaaattgaattatttggacGACCGCATAATGTACAACCAAATTGGATAACTCTTGGTAATCAAGTTGATGGTATTCGATTAGAGGATCCTGAACTAATTGCATCGTTTCAGAAACGATATCCAGATGGTAATTGTATGGGTCCACCACCAGAGacacaataa